CCTGCTTGACCGGGGCCTTGCAAATGCTGTCTGGAACGAGGCCGGGAGATTAAATAGCTTGATAAATAACGGTGAGTAGAGTAATATACTTTCGCTTAACTTGTTGGGGGTACGAGATTAATGACCGTGATCAGGGTACATGAACTGGCAAAAAAAATGGCGGTGGAAAGCAAAGACCTCATTACTGTTCTTGAAAAAATGGGGATCAAGGGAAAGACTCCGTCAAGCGGTCTTGATGACAAAGAGACCAAGTCCCTGATTGAGAAGTTAAAGGCCATTCGCAAGGACAAGGAAAAAGACAAGGTCAAGAAGGACAAGGAGACTGTTGGCGAACCCGTCGTTTCGCGCGAGGAAAGAATGAAAAAGGCGGCGGCGCTGATCGGAAAGTTCTCGTCTACGCTCGAGAAGCCGGGCGCAAAGCCCAAGCCGGTTCCGATCCCGCCGATGCCGAAGCCGACCATGCCAGCCCCGCCAGTCCTCCCGCCGGCCAGCCAGCTGAAGCCGGCTGTGGCCGCTCCTCCGCCTCCTCCCGCTGCTCCCGTCATTCCCCAGCCGCAGACAGTGGCGGCCACTGCCCAGAAAACCGCTCCCGCAACAACGAGCGTCCGGCCCGCGCAGGTGCAGCCGGTTCCGCGGCAACCGGGCATGGGACCGCGCCCGTCGTTTGGAGCACGCCCCGGTGGACGACCGAGTTTCGGATCGCCGGTGCTCGTGCCGTCCCAGGTGCCGCCTGCTATGTTGCCAGCTCAGGCGCCGGGTAAAGGTTCCAAGAAGAAGTGGCAGAAAAAGAGCGAATTCGAGCAGAAGCAGGAGCGCGAGTTCCGGGAAAAGCCGTCGTTCAAGAAGCTACCGGACCTGAAGACGCTTCCTGCCGGCAAGAGGCCGCACAAAAAGGATGAACGTCACGGTTTGCAAACCGATGTCGCCGACATCACGAAGCCCAGGAAGAAAGTGGTCAAGATCCAGGAAGGCTGCACCATCAAGGAATTTGCCGAGGTAATGGGCCAGAAGGTCGGCGACGTGATCAAGAAGCTGATGACCATGGGAGTTATGGCGACGCAGAACCAGACCATGGACATGGATGCCGCCATGCTCTTCGCCGATGAGTACGGGATCAAGGCGGAGATCGCGAGCATCGAGACTGCCGAGGATATCCTTGAGGAGGCGGCCGACACGGTAGAGTCCATGGTGACCCGTCCTCCGGTGGTCACGATCATGGGCCACGTGGACCACGGAAAAACATCGCTCTTGGACGCTATTCGCGAGACGAACGTCGTTTCCCGGGAGGCGGGCGGCATAACGCAGCATATCGGCGCTTACCAGGTAAGCCTCAAGGGGAGGGATATCACCTTCCTGGATACCCCGGGCCATGCGGCATTCACGGCCATGCGGGCGCGCGGCGCCCAGGTAACGGACATCGTGATCCTCGTGGTGGCGGCGGACGACGGAGTCATGCCCCAGACGAAAGAGGCCATCGCCCATGCGAAGGCGGCCAATGTGCCGATCATCGTTGCCATCAACAAGATCGACAAGCCGGAGGCAAAACCGGATCGCGTGAAGCAAGAACTGACCGAGTTTCAGCTGATCCCCGAGGCGTGGGGCGGCCAGACCATCTTCTGTGAGGTGTCCGCCAAGAAGAAGATCGGACTTGAGCAACTGCTCGAAATGATCCTGATCCAGGCCGACGTGCTCGAGCTCAAGGCGAATCCCGACAAGATGGCCCGCGGAACCGTCATCGAGGCAAAGCTGGACAAGGGCCGCGGCCCCGTTGCGACCGTGCTGGTCCAGTCCGGTACGCTGAAGGTCGGTGATTTCTTCGTAACCGGCGCCCAGTTCGGAAAAGTGCGCGCGCTCATCAATGACAAAGGCGAACGCGTCGACCGGTCGGGTCCCTCAGCCCCGGCTGAGGTCATCGGGTTCTCGGGGGTGCCGCTTGCCGGCGAACGGTTCGTCGTGCTCGAAGAGGAGCGGAAGGCCCGGCAGATCGCCGAGTTCCGGCAAGCCAGGCAGCGAAGCACCGAAATGGCCGCAATGAAAAAGGTCACCCTCGAAGACCTGCATGCCCAGATCCAGGACGGCATGGTGAAGGAACTGAACATCGTGATCAAGGCTGACGTGTCCGGATCGGCGGGCGCCATAGTCGATTCGCTGGAAAAGCTGTCGACGCCGGCCGTCAAGCTCAAGGTCATCCACAGCTCCGTGGGCGCCATCACGGAAACCGATGTGATGCTCGCAGCGGCATCGAATGCCATCATCATCGGCTTCAACGTGCGGCCCGAGCCAAAGGGTGCCGACCTCGCCCAGCGCGAAGGCGTGGACATCAGACTGTACA
This Nitrospirota bacterium DNA region includes the following protein-coding sequences:
- the infB gene encoding translation initiation factor IF-2; the protein is MTVIRVHELAKKMAVESKDLITVLEKMGIKGKTPSSGLDDKETKSLIEKLKAIRKDKEKDKVKKDKETVGEPVVSREERMKKAAALIGKFSSTLEKPGAKPKPVPIPPMPKPTMPAPPVLPPASQLKPAVAAPPPPPAAPVIPQPQTVAATAQKTAPATTSVRPAQVQPVPRQPGMGPRPSFGARPGGRPSFGSPVLVPSQVPPAMLPAQAPGKGSKKKWQKKSEFEQKQEREFREKPSFKKLPDLKTLPAGKRPHKKDERHGLQTDVADITKPRKKVVKIQEGCTIKEFAEVMGQKVGDVIKKLMTMGVMATQNQTMDMDAAMLFADEYGIKAEIASIETAEDILEEAADTVESMVTRPPVVTIMGHVDHGKTSLLDAIRETNVVSREAGGITQHIGAYQVSLKGRDITFLDTPGHAAFTAMRARGAQVTDIVILVVAADDGVMPQTKEAIAHAKAANVPIIVAINKIDKPEAKPDRVKQELTEFQLIPEAWGGQTIFCEVSAKKKIGLEQLLEMILIQADVLELKANPDKMARGTVIEAKLDKGRGPVATVLVQSGTLKVGDFFVTGAQFGKVRALINDKGERVDRSGPSAPAEVIGFSGVPLAGERFVVLEEERKARQIAEFRQARQRSTEMAAMKKVTLEDLHAQIQDGMVKELNIVIKADVSGSAGAIVDSLEKLSTPAVKLKVIHSSVGAITETDVMLAAASNAIIIGFNVRPEPKGADLAQREGVDIRLYNIIYNAIDDIKAAMEGLLEPTLKEKVLGRAEVRQTFHVSKVGTIAGSYVLEGTMTRQADGVRVLRDNVLVYEGKLHSLKRFKDDVREVQAGYECGLGVENFNDIKVGDVVEAYVMEKVAAKL